The Chryseobacterium sp. 52 genome includes a region encoding these proteins:
- a CDS encoding PolC-type DNA polymerase III, with the protein MYSIIDIESNGAGYRNECIIDIAIYRYDGQKITDQFISLVNPESDITPFVQKLTSITPKMVKTAPKFHEIAKRVIEITQNTTLVGHNIDFDYRMLRQSFKRLGYDFQTSTLDTIPLAKKMIPDEVSYSLGKLVKSLGIPLTNHHRAEGDARATLELFKLLISKDTENEIIQNQHDETNAKTYINKIKVLTQDLPNEKGFVYFQNEAGKIILSDYVQDINKFSKKVFNSKSKKWEQLQKDVEQINYELTGTDIIAKLILNSKNIKKRETYPFGLYFRNNKYIVEKNQLNKTEKPILKFRSFTQGTKAVQFIGLQEEFNDVNVFNKKIDFKKRNELWLGQGRKLGEKMFLIIENGKVISYGFYELFTQIQTLSKLAKLKIDLPLSSADLNNDLQLALLRGDFETLPLPK; encoded by the coding sequence ATGTATTCGATTATAGATATAGAAAGTAATGGTGCAGGTTATAGAAATGAATGCATTATAGATATAGCCATCTACAGGTATGATGGCCAGAAAATTACCGACCAGTTTATATCTCTCGTAAATCCTGAAAGCGATATTACTCCTTTTGTGCAGAAACTGACAAGTATAACGCCCAAAATGGTAAAAACAGCTCCGAAATTTCATGAAATAGCAAAAAGAGTCATTGAAATTACTCAAAATACCACGCTTGTGGGGCATAATATTGATTTTGATTACAGAATGCTTCGTCAGTCTTTCAAAAGACTCGGCTATGACTTTCAGACCAGTACTTTAGATACTATTCCTTTAGCAAAAAAAATGATTCCGGATGAGGTAAGTTACTCATTAGGAAAACTGGTAAAATCCTTGGGGATTCCTTTGACAAACCATCACAGAGCTGAAGGTGATGCAAGGGCTACATTGGAGCTTTTCAAGCTTTTGATTTCAAAAGATACTGAAAATGAGATTATTCAGAATCAGCATGACGAAACCAATGCAAAGACCTATATCAATAAGATCAAAGTTCTGACTCAGGATCTGCCGAATGAAAAAGGGTTTGTCTACTTCCAGAACGAAGCAGGGAAAATTATTTTATCAGATTACGTTCAGGATATCAATAAGTTTTCAAAGAAAGTCTTCAATTCCAAGTCTAAAAAGTGGGAACAGCTTCAGAAAGATGTAGAGCAGATCAATTACGAGCTTACAGGGACAGATATTATCGCAAAGCTGATTCTTAATTCCAAAAATATTAAGAAAAGGGAAACGTATCCGTTTGGGCTCTACTTTAGAAATAATAAATACATTGTTGAAAAGAATCAGCTGAACAAGACGGAAAAACCAATTCTGAAATTCAGATCCTTTACCCAGGGAACAAAAGCGGTTCAGTTTATCGGCCTGCAGGAAGAGTTTAATGATGTTAATGTTTTCAATAAAAAAATAGATTTCAAAAAAAGGAATGAACTCTGGCTCGGGCAGGGAAGAAAACTGGGCGAAAAAATGTTCCTGATCATTGAAAACGGGAAAGTTATTTCTTACGGTTTTTATGAGCTGTTTACGCAGATTCAGACGCTGAGTAAGCTTGCCAAACTGAAAATTGACCTCCCATTATCTTCTGCCGATCTGAATAATGATCTGCAGCTGGCACTCCTTCGTGGTGATTTTGAGACATTACCGTTGCCAAAATAA
- a CDS encoding energy transducer TonB, which produces MKKYLLLLPLLLISIKGLSQNTGPTEVASYTQKAEFPGGDDAFRKQFMDMLYAYVDTQSYAINGKVTFIINIAPDGKMNRLDMVPKIKNSEMFIDDVKYAMKKIKGKWKPAMKDTAPVDSKIIVKVNFSTNGYDHD; this is translated from the coding sequence ATGAAAAAATATCTTTTATTATTACCCTTATTGCTGATTAGCATCAAAGGACTCTCTCAAAATACAGGACCAACTGAAGTCGCATCCTATACTCAGAAAGCAGAATTTCCTGGTGGAGATGATGCTTTCCGGAAGCAGTTCATGGATATGCTGTATGCCTATGTAGATACCCAGAGTTATGCCATCAACGGTAAAGTAACTTTTATAATCAATATAGCTCCGGATGGTAAAATGAATCGTCTGGACATGGTTCCGAAGATCAAAAACAGCGAAATGTTTATTGATGATGTAAAATATGCTATGAAAAAGATCAAAGGAAAATGGAAGCCGGCTATGAAAGATACAGCTCCGGTAGATTCGAAAATAATTGTTAAGGTTAATTTCAGCACAAATGGGTATGATCATGATTAG
- a CDS encoding MFS transporter, translating to MSASLKRFYIIAWVFGLVFYFLDYVVRSAPAVMIPELVSNFSTTELKLVSLIGTYYYTYSTCSLIAGIALDKFGGKKSLFAGALILGVGCLLFLASSYTGGVAGRLLQGAGCAFAFPGCVYLASKGFSSKSLATAVGFTQCIGMLGGTAGQFVVGPWVEEGINIDTFWLWSGIITVITAFCLFFVIPGEKQAEVSSGEDVKKVGYLEPYRIVFKNPQSWLCGLISGLLFAPTTIFAMTWGVAFFEKDKGFVFHDAAITSAMVAFGWVFGCPVLGFITDKIGRRKPVLMGGAILMILSFLQLVYLPELYPAKISMFIFGLGSGAAMIPYSIIKEANPDYVKGSATGAINFITFGVTTLVSPIFSRWFGKSLEASSGEMHFQYSILFWIAGIVLAVLISLMLKETGSKAQIQPLNT from the coding sequence ATGAGTGCTTCTTTAAAAAGATTTTATATCATCGCATGGGTCTTCGGGCTGGTATTTTATTTCCTGGATTATGTAGTCCGCTCGGCACCCGCAGTAATGATTCCGGAGCTTGTCAGTAATTTCAGTACGACGGAACTGAAACTTGTCAGCCTGATCGGAACGTATTACTACACCTATTCCACCTGTAGCCTGATTGCCGGGATCGCTTTGGATAAATTCGGTGGTAAAAAATCACTCTTTGCCGGAGCTTTAATTCTGGGAGTCGGGTGTCTGCTGTTTCTGGCATCTTCATATACAGGAGGTGTAGCAGGAAGGCTGCTGCAGGGAGCGGGCTGTGCGTTTGCATTTCCTGGTTGTGTCTATCTGGCAAGCAAAGGATTTTCTTCAAAATCTTTAGCTACGGCAGTCGGGTTTACACAGTGTATCGGAATGTTGGGCGGAACGGCTGGGCAGTTTGTAGTCGGACCCTGGGTGGAAGAAGGGATCAATATAGATACTTTCTGGCTCTGGTCAGGGATTATTACTGTTATTACTGCATTCTGCCTGTTTTTTGTGATTCCCGGTGAAAAACAAGCTGAGGTGTCATCCGGAGAAGATGTTAAAAAAGTAGGATATTTAGAACCTTACAGGATTGTTTTTAAAAATCCACAATCCTGGTTGTGTGGTCTGATCTCTGGGCTTTTGTTTGCACCAACTACCATATTTGCAATGACCTGGGGAGTTGCATTCTTTGAAAAAGACAAAGGATTTGTATTTCATGATGCTGCTATAACGAGTGCTATGGTAGCTTTCGGCTGGGTATTCGGATGTCCGGTTTTAGGCTTTATCACAGATAAAATCGGAAGAAGAAAACCTGTTTTGATGGGAGGGGCAATTCTAATGATTTTAAGTTTCCTGCAGCTGGTGTATCTTCCGGAGCTCTATCCGGCGAAGATCAGCATGTTTATTTTCGGGCTTGGTTCCGGAGCTGCGATGATCCCTTATTCTATCATTAAAGAAGCCAATCCTGATTATGTAAAAGGAAGCGCAACAGGAGCAATCAATTTTATCACCTTTGGAGTGACGACATTGGTAAGCCCGATATTCAGCAGATGGTTCGGGAAAAGTTTAGAAGCTTCTTCAGGAGAGATGCATTTTCAATATTCAATATTATTCTGGATAGCAGGAATTGTTCTGGCGGTTTTGATTTCTCTGATGTTAAAAGAAACGGGAAGCAAAGCACAGATACAACCTTTAAATACCTAA
- the miaB gene encoding tRNA (N6-isopentenyl adenosine(37)-C2)-methylthiotransferase MiaB, with amino-acid sequence MQEKYIDETKQGEAFAIAEKPENSKKLFLESYGCQMNFSDSEIVASILNEQGYNTTLKVEEADLILLNTCSIREKAEQTVRMRLAQFKNLKKERPSMTVGVLGCMAERLKTKFLEEEQLVDLVVGPDAYRDLPNLLKETEDGRDAINVILSKEETYADINPVRLGGNGVTAFVTITRGCDNMCTFCVVPFTRGRERSRDPHSIIEECKNLLENGYKEITLLGQNVDSYLWYGGGPKKDFAKASEMQKATAVDFAQLLDSVAKAVPEMRIRFSTSNPQDMSLDVFRMIAKHDNICKYVHLPVQSGSNNMLLAMNRQHTREEYLDLIKKAKEIVPDISFSQDMIIGFCDETEEDHQDTLSLMKEVEYDYGYMFAYSERPGTPAHKKMEDNIPFEVKQKRLNEVIELQRELSRKRMETYVGRIHQILIEGTSRKNQNQWKGRNSQNAVCVFDVLEGQKIGDIVNVFVYDNTQGTLLGRTAE; translated from the coding sequence GTGCAGGAAAAATATATAGACGAAACAAAACAGGGAGAAGCTTTTGCCATCGCTGAAAAGCCTGAAAATTCTAAAAAGCTCTTTTTAGAAAGCTATGGCTGTCAGATGAACTTCTCTGATTCTGAAATTGTTGCATCTATTCTTAATGAGCAGGGGTACAATACCACGCTGAAAGTAGAAGAAGCAGATCTGATCCTTTTAAATACATGCTCCATCCGTGAAAAGGCAGAACAAACCGTAAGAATGCGTCTTGCCCAATTCAAAAATCTGAAGAAAGAAAGACCAAGTATGACGGTTGGTGTTCTGGGGTGTATGGCAGAGAGATTGAAAACCAAGTTTTTAGAAGAAGAACAATTGGTAGATCTTGTAGTAGGCCCTGATGCTTACAGAGACCTTCCCAACCTTCTGAAAGAAACGGAAGACGGAAGAGATGCCATCAATGTGATCCTTTCAAAAGAAGAAACCTATGCAGATATCAATCCGGTACGTTTGGGAGGCAATGGCGTTACCGCTTTTGTAACCATTACCAGAGGATGTGATAATATGTGTACATTCTGTGTCGTTCCGTTTACCAGAGGACGGGAGAGAAGCCGTGATCCGCACTCTATTATTGAAGAATGTAAAAACCTGTTAGAAAACGGGTATAAGGAAATTACGCTTTTAGGACAGAATGTAGACTCCTACTTATGGTATGGAGGAGGTCCCAAAAAAGATTTTGCCAAAGCGTCAGAAATGCAGAAGGCAACCGCCGTTGATTTTGCGCAATTGCTTGATTCCGTGGCTAAAGCTGTTCCTGAAATGAGAATCAGATTCTCTACTTCAAATCCTCAGGATATGAGCCTCGACGTATTCAGAATGATCGCAAAACACGATAATATCTGTAAATATGTTCACCTTCCTGTACAGAGTGGCAGCAATAATATGCTTCTTGCGATGAACAGACAGCATACCCGTGAAGAATATTTAGATTTAATTAAAAAAGCAAAGGAGATTGTTCCGGACATTTCCTTTTCTCAAGATATGATCATCGGTTTCTGTGATGAAACTGAAGAAGATCACCAGGATACATTAAGCCTGATGAAAGAAGTGGAATATGACTACGGTTATATGTTTGCCTATTCAGAAAGACCGGGAACACCTGCACATAAAAAAATGGAAGACAATATTCCATTTGAAGTGAAGCAGAAACGTCTGAACGAAGTGATTGAACTTCAGCGCGAATTGTCCAGAAAAAGAATGGAAACCTATGTGGGAAGAATCCATCAGATCCTGATTGAAGGAACCTCCAGAAAGAATCAAAACCAGTGGAAAGGAAGAAATTCCCAAAATGCGGTTTGTGTATTTGATGTACTTGAAGGGCAGAAAATTGGTGACATTGTGAACGTTTTTGTCTATGACAATACTCAGGGCACACTTTTAGGGAGAACAGCAGAATAA
- a CDS encoding energy transducer TonB, producing MKAFTLFIALLIANFTFAQQDVEDRDDNPITENNKNLLKIDIKEPLLQIAVKNCTDFKPAAFEGGVTVYKETLKKFMYDYLNSDFYVLNGNFTFTLTIDKSGKVTNIEGTPKVANSAYFFDDMKYVVRRIKKIWTPASCNGQPVTSQIKLKMNLSSITTDL from the coding sequence ATGAAAGCTTTTACATTATTTATAGCACTCCTTATAGCAAATTTCACTTTTGCACAGCAGGACGTTGAAGACAGAGACGATAATCCGATTACGGAGAATAATAAAAACCTGTTAAAAATAGACATCAAAGAACCCCTTTTGCAGATTGCGGTGAAGAACTGTACTGATTTTAAGCCTGCAGCATTTGAAGGAGGTGTCACCGTTTATAAGGAAACCCTGAAAAAATTTATGTATGATTATCTCAACTCAGATTTTTATGTGCTGAACGGAAATTTTACATTTACACTGACCATCGATAAAAGCGGAAAAGTAACGAATATCGAGGGAACTCCGAAAGTGGCCAACAGTGCCTACTTTTTTGATGATATGAAATATGTAGTGAGACGTATTAAAAAGATCTGGACTCCTGCTTCGTGCAACGGTCAGCCTGTGACTTCACAGATCAAACTTAAAATGAATCTCTCTTCAATAACCACTGATTTGTAA
- a CDS encoding thiamine pyrophosphate-dependent enzyme translates to MAKNIAEQIVEMLEGANVKRIYAVTGDSLNHLNIAVKKSSIEWIHVRHEEVGAYAAAAEAELDGFAVCAGSCGPGHVHLINGVYEAHKSHVPMLVIASTIPSDEMGMDYFQETNTIKLFDDCSHYNQMITRPEQVQRTLQTAIQHAISKKGVSVIGLPGDVSELDAEEGSTSAQIFRTHPVIRPSDEELKVLATLINQSKKVTLYCGIGAGAASAEVIELSKFLKAPVGYSFRGKMAIQPNNPNEVGLTGLLGFPSAYHAMHEADLVILLGTDFPYQKFMPVKNKIVQIDESPERLGRRAKLELGLAGDVKETIKALLPLLEEKTDIHFLNEQLAFYEKVKENQLSYVKDFGKEDAIQPEYVAHTLDQLAKKDAIFTVDTGMCCVWGARFITGTGERKMLGSFNHGSMANAMPMAIGASLAHPGREVIAMCGDGGLSMLLGDMATIFQYKLPVKLIVFNNRTLGMVKLEMEVGGMPDNETDMINPDFAMVAQAMGYPGKNVHKPEEVEDAIKECLAYNGPYLLNIFTNPNALALPPKIDFGQVMGMTKSMAQLMLGGKMEEVLETVKTNYKHIKGLL, encoded by the coding sequence ATGGCTAAAAACATAGCAGAGCAGATTGTTGAAATGCTCGAAGGTGCCAATGTGAAAAGAATCTATGCAGTAACAGGCGACAGCCTCAATCATCTTAACATTGCCGTTAAAAAAAGCAGCATTGAATGGATTCATGTAAGGCATGAAGAAGTGGGTGCCTATGCAGCAGCAGCTGAAGCTGAACTTGACGGTTTTGCCGTATGTGCAGGAAGCTGTGGTCCGGGGCACGTTCATCTCATCAACGGGGTGTATGAAGCACACAAATCTCACGTTCCCATGCTTGTCATTGCATCTACAATTCCCAGCGATGAAATGGGAATGGACTATTTTCAGGAGACCAACACCATAAAGCTGTTTGATGACTGCAGCCACTACAATCAGATGATCACAAGGCCAGAACAGGTTCAGAGAACACTGCAGACGGCTATTCAGCATGCTATTTCCAAAAAAGGAGTGTCTGTAATCGGGCTTCCGGGAGATGTGTCAGAGCTGGATGCAGAAGAAGGATCCACTTCTGCTCAGATATTCAGAACCCATCCTGTGATCCGGCCTTCTGATGAGGAATTAAAAGTTCTTGCAACACTTATTAATCAAAGTAAAAAAGTAACACTATACTGCGGAATCGGAGCAGGAGCAGCCAGCGCAGAGGTAATAGAGCTGTCAAAATTTTTAAAAGCTCCTGTTGGGTATTCATTCCGGGGGAAAATGGCAATCCAGCCCAATAACCCCAATGAAGTGGGACTGACAGGGCTGCTCGGATTTCCATCTGCTTATCACGCGATGCACGAGGCAGATCTTGTAATCCTCTTGGGAACAGATTTCCCGTACCAAAAATTCATGCCCGTAAAAAATAAAATTGTTCAGATCGACGAAAGCCCCGAAAGACTGGGAAGAAGAGCGAAACTGGAATTGGGACTGGCTGGAGATGTAAAAGAGACGATTAAAGCCTTGCTTCCGCTGCTTGAAGAAAAAACGGATATTCATTTCCTCAACGAGCAATTGGCATTTTATGAAAAAGTAAAAGAAAACCAACTTTCTTATGTGAAAGACTTTGGAAAAGAAGACGCCATTCAGCCTGAATATGTTGCCCATACCTTGGATCAATTAGCGAAAAAAGATGCTATTTTCACCGTAGATACAGGAATGTGTTGCGTATGGGGAGCCAGATTTATTACAGGAACCGGCGAAAGAAAAATGCTGGGTTCATTCAATCACGGATCGATGGCCAATGCTATGCCGATGGCTATAGGAGCATCACTGGCTCATCCCGGCAGAGAAGTTATTGCCATGTGTGGAGATGGCGGACTGTCTATGCTTTTAGGAGATATGGCGACCATTTTTCAATATAAACTTCCGGTGAAACTGATTGTTTTCAATAACAGAACCCTCGGAATGGTAAAACTGGAAATGGAAGTAGGAGGAATGCCGGATAACGAAACCGATATGATCAATCCGGATTTTGCGATGGTAGCACAGGCGATGGGCTATCCCGGGAAAAACGTTCACAAACCGGAAGAAGTAGAAGACGCGATTAAAGAATGTCTGGCATATAACGGCCCTTATCTCCTCAATATTTTTACGAACCCGAATGCATTGGCCCTTCCTCCCAAAATAGACTTCGGTCAGGTAATGGGAATGACAAAATCTATGGCTCAGCTGATGCTGGGCGGTAAGATGGAAGAAGTGCTGGAAACGGTAAAAACCAATTATAAACATATTAAAGGCCTTCTGTAA
- the lysA gene encoding diaminopimelate decarboxylase — MNSKELLKIANEFGTPVYVYDAESIKVQYEKLTSSFLKHTKFFYAAKALTNINILKYVKNLGASLDCVSINEVKLGLKAGFPKEKILFTPNCVDLAEIEEAMTFGVHINIDNISILEQFGNKYGNTYPILVRINPHIFAGGNYKISTGHIDSKFGISIHQVRHIERVMKSTNLNVEGLHMHTGSEIKDPDVFLQALDIMLELSEHFPNLKYLDMGSGFKIPYQDSEEETDVKTLGKKVEKVLSEFTKSTGRKFELWFEPGKFLVGKSGYLLVKANVIKQTTATVFVGVNSGFNHLIRPMFYDSYHLIENLSNPKGAERIYTVVGNICETDTFAWDRKLNEVREGDILAFHNAGAYGFEMSSNFNSRLKPAEVLFLDGKAHLIRKRDEFDDLLRNQIEVI, encoded by the coding sequence ATGAATTCAAAAGAATTATTAAAGATCGCCAATGAGTTTGGCACCCCGGTGTACGTTTACGATGCTGAATCCATCAAAGTTCAATACGAGAAACTTACATCTTCTTTTTTAAAACACACAAAGTTTTTCTATGCTGCGAAGGCATTGACAAACATCAATATTTTGAAGTATGTCAAGAACTTGGGTGCTTCTTTGGATTGTGTATCTATTAATGAAGTGAAACTTGGACTAAAAGCAGGATTTCCAAAAGAAAAAATCTTGTTTACTCCAAATTGTGTTGACCTGGCTGAAATAGAGGAAGCAATGACTTTCGGAGTTCATATTAACATAGATAACATTTCTATTCTTGAGCAATTCGGGAATAAATACGGAAATACATACCCCATTTTAGTAAGAATCAACCCGCATATTTTTGCCGGTGGAAACTATAAAATATCAACAGGACATATCGACAGTAAATTCGGGATTTCTATTCATCAGGTACGTCATATTGAAAGAGTGATGAAAAGTACCAACCTTAATGTGGAAGGTCTTCACATGCATACAGGAAGCGAAATTAAAGATCCTGATGTTTTCCTTCAGGCTTTGGATATTATGCTGGAGCTTTCCGAGCATTTCCCTAATCTTAAATATCTGGATATGGGAAGCGGCTTCAAAATCCCTTACCAGGACAGTGAAGAAGAAACAGACGTGAAAACGTTAGGCAAGAAAGTAGAAAAAGTATTGTCGGAGTTTACAAAATCTACAGGAAGAAAGTTCGAATTATGGTTTGAACCTGGAAAATTCCTAGTAGGAAAAAGCGGCTATCTTTTAGTGAAAGCTAATGTAATTAAACAGACTACTGCGACTGTTTTTGTAGGAGTGAATTCAGGATTCAATCACCTGATCCGTCCTATGTTCTACGATTCTTATCACCTGATCGAAAACCTTTCTAACCCAAAAGGAGCAGAAAGAATCTACACGGTAGTAGGAAACATCTGTGAAACTGATACTTTCGCCTGGGACAGAAAACTTAATGAAGTAAGAGAAGGCGATATCCTGGCTTTCCATAATGCAGGAGCTTACGGTTTTGAAATGAGTTCAAACTTCAATTCAAGATTAAAGCCTGCTGAAGTATTATTCTTAGACGGAAAAGCACACCTGATCCGTAAAAGAGATGAATTTGACGACCTCTTAAGAAATCAGATAGAAGTGATTTAA